In one window of Pseudobdellovibrionaceae bacterium DNA:
- the trxB gene encoding thioredoxin-disulfide reductase, with protein MENTVENVIILGSGPAGLTSAIYTARANLKPLMIEGDEVGGQLMTTTDVENYPGFPEGVMGPELMDVTRKQAERFGTRFISRNATKVDFSTRPFKVWVGDDLYQAHSIIISTGASAKYLGLPNEKRLLGRGVSACATCDGAFFRDLNVCIIGGGDTAMEEALFLTRFAKKVWVIHRRGEFRASKIMAERVLGHEKIEVMWHSQLADVLGDDLVKAISVENVETGEKTELPMDGVFIAIGHKPNTDIFKGQLELNEVGYINTKNKSTYTSVDGVFAAGDVQDHVYRQAITAAGTGCMAAIDAERWLENQQHS; from the coding sequence GTGGAGAACACAGTGGAGAATGTTATAATTTTGGGTTCTGGCCCTGCCGGATTAACTTCAGCCATCTATACGGCACGGGCTAACTTAAAGCCGCTTATGATTGAGGGTGACGAGGTGGGGGGCCAATTAATGACCACCACGGATGTTGAGAACTATCCAGGATTTCCTGAGGGTGTGATGGGTCCAGAACTTATGGATGTCACAAGAAAACAGGCGGAAAGATTTGGCACTCGGTTTATCAGTCGTAACGCTACAAAAGTGGATTTTAGTACTCGTCCATTTAAGGTTTGGGTGGGAGATGACCTTTATCAAGCTCATTCAATTATTATTTCCACAGGGGCCTCGGCTAAATATTTGGGCCTGCCAAATGAAAAGCGGCTGTTGGGTCGAGGTGTCTCTGCCTGTGCCACCTGCGACGGGGCGTTTTTTCGCGACCTCAATGTGTGCATCATTGGCGGCGGCGATACAGCGATGGAAGAAGCCTTGTTTCTTACACGATTTGCAAAAAAAGTATGGGTCATTCATCGTAGGGGTGAATTCAGAGCATCGAAAATCATGGCGGAGCGAGTGCTAGGACACGAAAAGATTGAAGTCATGTGGCATTCTCAATTGGCAGATGTTTTGGGAGATGACCTTGTGAAGGCCATTTCAGTAGAAAATGTAGAAACCGGTGAAAAGACAGAGCTACCCATGGACGGAGTGTTCATAGCCATTGGCCACAAGCCGAACACAGATATTTTTAAAGGCCAGCTTGAATTGAATGAAGTGGGCTATATTAATACAAAAAATAAGTCCACCTATACATCTGTTGATGGGGTGTTTGCCGCAGGAGATGTGCAAGACCATGTTTACCGACAGGCCATCACCGCCGCCGGAACCGGTTGTATGGCGGCCATTGATGCTGAAAGATGGCTTGAAAACCAACAACACTCATAG
- a CDS encoding response regulator: MVKKPTLDTRDLLNKIERLTQERMSQEEVVSLAEYRSLKNQVEPPSILVIEDDETMRKSLRRIFESEGYRVTTAADGTQLSQVLDVAPIDLIVLDVGLPWINGFELAKLMKEHDQLKHLPLVFVSGRSSEEDVKKGFELGADDYIKKPFDIEKIKKSISTLLKLHS; the protein is encoded by the coding sequence ATGGTTAAAAAACCCACATTGGATACCCGAGATCTACTCAATAAAATAGAGCGACTGACTCAGGAGCGAATGTCCCAGGAAGAGGTTGTTTCGTTAGCTGAATATCGGAGCTTAAAGAATCAGGTGGAGCCTCCGTCCATATTGGTGATTGAAGACGACGAGACCATGCGAAAATCACTTCGCCGGATTTTTGAATCAGAAGGTTACCGGGTAACCACAGCGGCGGATGGAACCCAGTTGAGCCAAGTGTTGGACGTGGCACCGATAGATTTGATTGTACTTGATGTGGGTTTGCCATGGATCAATGGATTTGAACTAGCAAAACTCATGAAAGAACACGATCAACTGAAGCACTTGCCCCTCGTTTTCGTTTCTGGGCGAAGTTCAGAGGAAGATGTGAAAAAAGGTTTCGAGTTAGGTGCTGATGACTATATTAAAAAACCTTTCGATATTGAAAAGATCAAAAAGTCGATCAGCACCTTGTTGAAGTTACACTCGTAG
- a CDS encoding ABC transporter ATP-binding protein, which produces MSDILLQIKDLSVEFKTDDGIVNAVKGISFDIPKGKTVGLVGESGSGKSVTSLAVMKLIPNPPGRITSGQMLFNGQDLVKKTEDQMRKIRGNNISMIFQEPMTSLNPVFTVGDQICETLMLHQNLNKAEALNKAVKLLEQVGIPDPENRIKSYPHEMSGGQRQRVMIAMAIACEPDLLIADEPTTALDVTIQKQILELLADLQKEYGMSVLFITHDLGVIADIADEVVVMYRGDIVEKGPARQIFESPQHPYTKGLLACRPSLENNPLRLPTVSDFMTSDGKEKSFQVEIKEKTNRPVSEDKNPVLLEVKSLVTRFPSKKGFFGNVTNWLNAVDDVTLSVRKGRTLGLVGESGCGKTTLGRSVLRLIEPAAGEVIYNGKSVTAMDREELRHVRRKMQIIFQDPYASLNPRMTIGSTIMEPMVIHNLGSSKEERLEMAASLLVKVGLDRSMLNRYPHEFSGGQRQRVCIARALAVEPEFIVCDESVSALDVSIQAQILNLLLDLQEELDLTYIFISHDLAVVKFIADELAVMNKGKIVEMADALEIYKNPKDAYTKKLLSAIPRGIPKELL; this is translated from the coding sequence ATGAGCGACATTTTGCTACAGATAAAAGATCTCTCGGTTGAATTTAAAACGGATGATGGCATAGTCAATGCCGTAAAAGGCATTAGCTTTGATATACCTAAAGGGAAGACCGTTGGTCTTGTGGGTGAATCCGGCTCTGGCAAGAGTGTGACCTCTCTTGCGGTAATGAAGCTCATTCCCAATCCCCCCGGACGTATAACCAGCGGCCAAATGCTGTTTAATGGTCAAGATCTTGTGAAAAAAACAGAAGATCAGATGCGAAAGATTCGAGGTAACAACATCTCAATGATCTTTCAAGAGCCGATGACCAGCCTAAACCCGGTGTTCACCGTTGGTGATCAAATTTGTGAAACGCTCATGTTGCATCAAAACCTCAACAAAGCCGAGGCCCTCAACAAGGCCGTAAAACTTCTGGAACAAGTGGGTATTCCCGACCCTGAAAATAGAATTAAGTCTTATCCCCACGAGATGAGTGGCGGCCAACGCCAGCGGGTGATGATTGCTATGGCCATAGCCTGTGAGCCTGATTTGTTGATTGCCGATGAGCCCACCACGGCACTTGATGTGACCATTCAAAAACAAATTCTCGAATTGCTGGCTGATCTTCAAAAAGAATATGGCATGAGCGTACTGTTTATTACTCATGACCTGGGTGTGATTGCCGATATTGCCGATGAAGTTGTAGTCATGTACCGAGGGGATATCGTGGAAAAGGGACCTGCTCGGCAGATTTTTGAATCGCCCCAACACCCCTACACCAAGGGCCTATTGGCATGCCGTCCTTCACTAGAAAATAATCCGCTTCGTTTGCCGACAGTCAGTGATTTCATGACCTCAGACGGTAAAGAAAAATCCTTTCAAGTGGAAATTAAAGAAAAAACCAACCGGCCCGTCTCTGAAGACAAGAATCCCGTCCTTTTAGAAGTTAAGTCATTGGTGACACGGTTTCCCTCAAAGAAAGGTTTTTTTGGCAATGTCACAAACTGGCTGAACGCCGTTGACGACGTGACCCTCTCGGTTCGAAAGGGTCGAACGCTGGGACTCGTGGGTGAATCTGGATGTGGAAAAACCACTTTGGGTCGCTCTGTTTTGAGACTTATCGAACCGGCTGCTGGCGAAGTTATCTACAATGGCAAAAGTGTAACGGCCATGGATCGCGAAGAGCTTCGGCATGTTCGGCGAAAAATGCAGATTATCTTTCAAGACCCCTATGCCTCGCTGAACCCACGAATGACTATCGGCTCAACGATCATGGAGCCAATGGTGATCCATAACCTAGGGTCGTCAAAAGAAGAACGTCTTGAAATGGCGGCTTCTCTATTAGTGAAAGTGGGCCTCGATCGATCCATGCTGAACAGGTACCCCCATGAGTTTTCTGGTGGTCAACGGCAGCGGGTGTGCATTGCAAGAGCCCTTGCTGTGGAACCTGAGTTCATCGTTTGTGATGAATCGGTGTCGGCTCTTGATGTGTCCATTCAGGCGCAGATTTTGAATTTGTTGTTAGATCTTCAAGAAGAGCTCGATCTCACCTATATATTTATTTCCCATGACTTAGCCGTAGTGAAATTCATCGCTGACGAGCTGGCTGTAATGAATAAGGGAAAAATTGTGGAGATGGCCGATGCTCTTGAGATCTATAAAAATCCCAAAGATGCCTACACAAAAAAGCTGCTAAGCGCCATTCCCAGAGGAATTCCCAAAGAGCTTCTTTAG
- a CDS encoding ABC transporter permease produces MTNKTDLKRLAKPRQNSLWWDAYRRMKKDRVAVISFFIILTYALLAIFSALGVAFPSYDIINEANTYASPSLQHWFGTDIFGRDVLARAAHGTVTSLTVGVVGTGIALLIGTTLGAIAGYFGGVADELVVWFYSTVDTIPYILLVATFSFVLGPSLQTICLAIGLTSWVGLCRLVRGEFMKHRGREYVQSAMAMGASHARRMFRHILPNISHLMLINFSLGFVGAVKSEVILSFLGLGVEPGVPSWGMMINDARQELARGVWWNLAAATIFMFFLLLAINLFNDALRDALDPKLKK; encoded by the coding sequence ATGACAAATAAAACAGATCTCAAGCGGCTTGCAAAACCTCGGCAGAATTCACTTTGGTGGGATGCTTATAGGCGAATGAAAAAAGACCGCGTAGCTGTGATTAGTTTTTTCATTATATTAACCTATGCGCTTCTTGCCATTTTTAGCGCTCTTGGAGTGGCCTTTCCTAGCTATGACATTATTAATGAAGCCAACACTTATGCTTCGCCAAGCCTTCAGCATTGGTTTGGCACAGACATTTTTGGCCGCGATGTTTTAGCGCGAGCCGCTCACGGAACGGTAACATCCCTCACTGTGGGCGTGGTGGGAACAGGCATTGCACTTCTTATCGGTACCACTCTGGGAGCCATTGCGGGCTACTTTGGTGGCGTGGCCGATGAACTGGTGGTTTGGTTTTATTCTACAGTTGATACTATCCCCTACATTCTCCTTGTGGCCACATTTTCATTTGTGCTTGGCCCCAGCCTGCAGACGATTTGTTTAGCCATTGGGCTGACCAGTTGGGTGGGTTTATGTCGACTGGTTCGTGGTGAATTTATGAAGCACCGCGGGCGAGAATACGTGCAAAGTGCCATGGCCATGGGCGCTAGCCACGCCCGCCGCATGTTTCGTCATATCTTGCCTAATATTTCTCACCTTATGTTGATTAATTTTTCTTTAGGCTTTGTGGGTGCCGTAAAAAGCGAAGTGATCCTCAGCTTTTTAGGGCTTGGAGTTGAGCCTGGAGTGCCATCTTGGGGTATGATGATCAACGATGCCCGACAAGAATTGGCTCGAGGTGTTTGGTGGAATTTGGCGGCAGCAACAATATTTATGTTTTTCTTGTTGCTAGCTATTAACTTATTTAACGATGCTTTGCGGGATGCCCTTGATCCCAAACTAAAGAAATAA
- a CDS encoding ABC transporter permease, whose protein sequence is MLKYVVRRVLYMPLILFGITLVTFLLFNVAGGDPATMHAGKHASEEQIAEIRRELGLDRPLHMQYVFYVKQIASLDFGRSWATRQKITDMILDGIPASLSLTFPAFMITLVVTISIALLLVFLRGPRFGEIVDKSVMVVCLAAMSISSLVYILFLQYFLGYQLGWFPITGWDPDWVGRWEYLILPILIYVVLSLGSNILFYRTIFMDEIFQDYVRTARSKGLGPKAIMLKHVLRNALIPIITITVVQLPFLILGTLLLEAFFGIPGLGGLLYSALGNADFPVIKAMVFMSAVLYMFAQLLTDILYALVDPKVKLS, encoded by the coding sequence ATGTTAAAATATGTTGTACGACGCGTTCTCTACATGCCGCTGATCCTGTTTGGGATCACACTCGTTACTTTTTTGCTCTTTAACGTTGCCGGAGGTGATCCGGCAACAATGCATGCAGGTAAGCACGCCTCTGAAGAACAAATTGCTGAAATCAGACGAGAGCTCGGCCTCGATCGACCGCTGCACATGCAATATGTGTTTTATGTTAAACAAATTGCATCCCTTGATTTTGGCCGCAGTTGGGCCACTCGGCAAAAAATTACCGACATGATTTTAGACGGCATCCCCGCAAGCTTGTCGCTGACTTTTCCAGCCTTTATGATCACCTTAGTAGTGACCATTTCAATTGCTCTGTTATTGGTGTTTTTGCGAGGGCCTCGATTTGGTGAGATCGTAGATAAATCAGTGATGGTCGTTTGCCTGGCGGCCATGAGTATTTCTTCTTTGGTTTATATTTTGTTTCTTCAGTATTTCCTTGGATACCAATTGGGTTGGTTTCCGATTACGGGATGGGATCCCGACTGGGTGGGGCGCTGGGAATACTTAATCCTCCCCATCCTCATTTATGTGGTGTTGTCTTTAGGATCGAATATCCTGTTTTACCGGACCATCTTTATGGATGAGATTTTTCAAGACTACGTGCGAACGGCCAGATCTAAAGGACTTGGTCCAAAGGCCATTATGCTTAAACACGTCCTTAGAAACGCGCTGATTCCCATCATCACCATCACTGTGGTGCAACTGCCATTTTTGATTTTGGGAACCCTTTTACTTGAGGCGTTCTTCGGAATTCCAGGCTTAGGAGGCCTCCTTTACTCGGCTCTGGGCAATGCGGATTTTCCGGTAATTAAAGCCATGGTATTTATGAGTGCCGTACTTTATATGTTCGCCCAACTGTTAACAGACATTTTGTATGCCTTGGTCGATCCAAAAGTGAAACTGAGCTAG
- a CDS encoding ABC transporter substrate-binding protein, whose protein sequence is MTKFFVKAPSPVKVGALLVAFSLLAVTLSSCTRKKTDSGNEEIVINSAIAANVKGLDPIDANDTYSSGVISQIYETLLHYHYLKRPLTLQPLLATEMPTASADGLTHTIKIKPGVMFHDDECFPNGKGRELTAEDFVYSWKRLADPKNNALGFWVFDKRIEGLNEWRTKVGKGEADYSTPVSGLQAPDKYTIVIKLTQPYYQLYYVLAMPYTSPVPKEAVEKYGKEIINHPVGTGPFKFDSWIRNSRIELVRNPNWRNETYPTDGEASDTTNGFLADAGKKIPFVDRVVMHEIVQEQPRWLKFMKGELDFSSIPKDNFETAIQDDKLSKEFAAKGIELFVVMEPDVTYTAFNMLDPILGKNEKLRKAISMATDVDSVIKKFFNGRAISAQSPIPPGVDAYDAKYKNPYKEFNVEKAKQLLAEAGFPGGKGLPELEFSTVSSTTSRQMAEFFKQNMAQIGVKVSIATSSWPQFQDKIHKKKAQIWGVAWLADYPDAENFLQLLYGPNTSPGPNGSNFDDSKFNKLYEKAALLPPGPERTDLYHQMRDIVVSEAPWVMGMHRMGYSLRHQWVKNYKPHPIISDGYKYFRVEGSEKAKMKAKL, encoded by the coding sequence ATGACAAAGTTTTTCGTGAAAGCCCCTTCACCAGTGAAGGTTGGTGCATTGTTAGTCGCATTCTCATTACTTGCTGTCACTCTATCGAGTTGCACGCGAAAAAAAACCGACTCTGGTAATGAAGAAATCGTCATCAATTCCGCAATTGCAGCCAATGTAAAAGGACTTGATCCTATTGATGCTAACGACACTTATTCCAGTGGCGTCATCAGTCAAATCTACGAAACTCTTCTTCACTACCACTACCTAAAACGCCCGCTGACTCTTCAGCCCCTATTGGCCACTGAAATGCCAACGGCTTCCGCAGACGGCCTCACTCACACGATAAAGATTAAGCCTGGCGTGATGTTTCACGACGACGAATGTTTTCCTAATGGAAAAGGCCGAGAGCTCACAGCTGAAGACTTTGTTTACTCATGGAAACGTCTGGCTGACCCTAAAAACAACGCCCTTGGTTTTTGGGTTTTTGATAAACGAATTGAAGGCCTCAATGAGTGGAGAACTAAAGTCGGCAAAGGTGAGGCTGATTATTCGACACCCGTTTCTGGACTTCAAGCGCCTGATAAATACACAATTGTCATTAAGCTGACTCAACCCTATTATCAGCTCTACTACGTCTTGGCCATGCCTTACACTTCTCCCGTTCCCAAAGAAGCCGTCGAAAAATATGGCAAAGAAATCATCAATCATCCTGTGGGTACTGGCCCGTTTAAGTTTGACAGTTGGATTCGAAACAGCCGAATCGAACTGGTTAGAAATCCCAACTGGCGCAATGAAACCTACCCCACTGACGGTGAAGCATCGGATACAACCAATGGTTTCTTGGCCGACGCTGGCAAGAAAATCCCGTTTGTAGATCGAGTTGTGATGCACGAAATTGTGCAAGAACAGCCCCGATGGCTAAAGTTCATGAAGGGTGAATTAGATTTTTCTAGTATCCCAAAAGACAATTTTGAAACCGCCATTCAAGACGACAAGCTATCCAAAGAATTTGCGGCTAAGGGTATTGAGCTGTTTGTAGTCATGGAACCAGATGTCACCTACACAGCTTTCAACATGCTAGATCCCATCTTGGGAAAAAACGAAAAACTACGCAAAGCCATCTCTATGGCTACCGACGTGGATTCAGTGATTAAAAAGTTTTTCAATGGCCGCGCCATTTCAGCACAAAGCCCCATTCCTCCAGGTGTGGACGCCTACGATGCCAAGTACAAAAACCCGTACAAAGAGTTCAATGTTGAAAAGGCCAAACAACTCTTAGCAGAAGCTGGTTTTCCTGGTGGAAAGGGTCTTCCAGAACTGGAATTTTCCACTGTCTCATCTACCACTAGCCGACAAATGGCAGAGTTCTTTAAACAAAACATGGCTCAAATTGGCGTTAAGGTTTCCATAGCCACAAGTTCATGGCCTCAATTCCAAGACAAGATTCATAAAAAGAAAGCGCAGATTTGGGGCGTAGCTTGGTTGGCCGACTACCCAGATGCCGAGAACTTTTTGCAGTTACTCTATGGTCCAAACACCAGTCCTGGGCCCAATGGTTCAAACTTTGATGATTCTAAGTTTAATAAGCTTTACGAAAAAGCGGCCCTACTGCCGCCTGGACCTGAGCGAACAGATTTATATCATCAAATGCGAGATATCGTTGTGAGCGAAGCTCCATGGGTCATGGGTATGCATCGCATGGGCTATTCACTTCGACATCAGTGGGTTAAAAACTACAAGCCTCATCCCATCATTTCTGATGGATATAAATATTTTCGAGTTGAAGGCAGTGAAAAAGCCAAAATGAAGGCTAAACTCTAA
- a CDS encoding HAD-IA family hydrolase — translation MVQLLMFDLDGTLFHTAPGIHKTVNILMRRWSMPEVSYDLVTQLIGNGLAQLVTRLDPEVAQNLGNLKQREAEFMEVYQDIYLDDIQVFEGALQFLRAWPKKLAIVSNKHERFIRPLVMASPLREISWTAIVGGDTFEQKKPHPLPLNEVMKMAGVSPDETLMIGDGLPDVLAARAAGVRSISVGFGYAENQALRAAGAHAMIDHYGELAHQIEQLS, via the coding sequence ATGGTGCAGTTACTAATGTTTGATCTTGATGGTACCTTGTTTCACACGGCGCCCGGCATCCACAAAACCGTAAATATTCTTATGCGGCGGTGGAGCATGCCCGAAGTCTCCTACGACCTGGTCACGCAACTCATTGGCAACGGCTTGGCTCAACTTGTCACGAGACTTGACCCAGAAGTGGCTCAAAACCTGGGAAACCTCAAACAGCGTGAAGCCGAGTTTATGGAGGTCTATCAAGACATTTACCTCGATGACATCCAGGTCTTTGAAGGGGCTCTGCAGTTTTTGCGCGCCTGGCCAAAGAAGCTCGCTATTGTAAGCAACAAGCACGAAAGATTTATCCGCCCCCTAGTGATGGCCTCTCCACTCAGAGAAATTTCATGGACGGCTATAGTAGGAGGCGACACTTTTGAGCAGAAAAAGCCCCATCCCCTGCCACTCAATGAGGTGATGAAGATGGCAGGAGTGAGCCCGGATGAGACTTTGATGATTGGCGATGGCCTACCCGACGTTTTAGCCGCGCGAGCGGCGGGTGTGCGGAGCATCAGCGTAGGATTCGGATATGCTGAAAATCAAGCCCTGCGGGCCGCCGGCGCCCATGCCATGATTGATCACTATGGTGAATTGGCGCATCAGATTGAGCAATTATCATAA
- a CDS encoding GNAT family N-acetyltransferase — translation MTLQQNQLVEDTVPSTFHIGAFDGSALVAIASFVQECHEEIPGQNCYRLRQMATEPDYRGRGVARQVMEAGFRELENRGAEVLWCHARVVAFKFYEKMGLEYHGDFFDIPHIGPHKLMFKRLK, via the coding sequence TTGACCCTGCAGCAAAACCAGCTGGTTGAGGATACCGTGCCTTCGACGTTTCACATTGGAGCCTTTGACGGCAGTGCCTTGGTAGCCATTGCGTCGTTTGTGCAAGAGTGCCATGAAGAAATCCCGGGGCAGAATTGTTATCGGCTTCGGCAAATGGCCACAGAGCCTGATTATCGGGGGCGAGGAGTGGCCAGACAAGTGATGGAAGCTGGGTTTCGCGAGCTGGAAAATCGTGGAGCTGAAGTTTTGTGGTGTCATGCGCGTGTGGTGGCATTTAAGTTTTATGAAAAAATGGGTCTTGAATACCACGGTGATTTTTTTGATATCCCCCATATTGGTCCGCATAAACTTATGTTTAAACGACTAAAATAG
- a CDS encoding O-methyltransferase has translation MRLNIGPRDHYINNLFAPEDASLMAIRQALRNDEKEGINVGPYEGRLLQTLIAASGVRRVVELGTLYGYSTLWMARALPEGGEIHSIEFDEGNFKKAQSLLRDTECFNKIILHHGDALSVLPTLESSPFDMIFIDANKAGYLKYLDWAEAHIKPGGLIVGDNTFLFGHVIGEGNNSNMSENTIATMKQFNQRLANPEKYVSVLVPTQEGLTVAVKL, from the coding sequence GTGCGCCTTAATATTGGCCCCCGAGACCATTACATCAATAATTTGTTTGCACCAGAAGATGCTTCCCTTATGGCCATACGGCAGGCCCTTCGAAATGATGAAAAAGAGGGCATCAATGTGGGTCCCTACGAGGGGCGCTTGTTACAAACTCTCATTGCAGCCAGTGGTGTTCGTCGAGTGGTTGAGTTGGGTACGCTTTATGGGTACTCCACTTTGTGGATGGCCAGGGCCCTTCCTGAGGGTGGCGAAATTCACAGTATAGAGTTTGATGAGGGAAACTTCAAAAAAGCTCAATCGCTGCTAAGAGACACTGAATGTTTCAATAAGATCATTCTCCATCACGGTGATGCACTGTCAGTGTTGCCGACTTTAGAGTCGTCGCCTTTTGATATGATTTTTATAGATGCCAATAAGGCCGGCTACCTTAAGTACCTTGATTGGGCAGAAGCCCATATCAAACCAGGTGGACTCATCGTCGGAGACAATACATTTTTGTTTGGTCATGTCATTGGTGAGGGCAATAACTCCAATATGAGTGAGAACACCATCGCCACAATGAAACAATTTAATCAGAGGCTAGCAAACCCTGAAAAATACGTATCTGTATTGGTACCCACTCAGGAAGGGCTGACCGTAGCTGTGAAGCTGTGA